From Maylandia zebra isolate NMK-2024a linkage group LG11, Mzebra_GT3a, whole genome shotgun sequence, one genomic window encodes:
- the LOC143421148 gene encoding tumor necrosis factor-like — MVAYTTTPVDVEAGPEAKTVVLVEKKSPAEWIWKVCAVLVVVALCLAGVLLFAWYWNTRPERMTQVGQPEALKAKNTGEKPEPHSTIKWISSKAKAAIHLEGSDSKGHLEWRNGQGQAFAQGGFKLEANKIIIPHTGLYFVYSQASFRVICGNSDDNEDEEKSLTILSHRIWRYSESVGSPSTLMSALRSACQDTIQDSFSDHGWYNAIYLGAVFQLNEGDTLWTETNQLSELETDEGRTFFGVFAL; from the exons ATGGTTGCATACACAACCACACCAGTTGATGTCGAGGCCGGTCCTGAGGCGAAGACTGTAGTTTTAGTTGAGAAGAAATCACCTGCAGAGTGGATATGGAAGGTGTGCGCCGTCCTCGTCGTCGTGGCTCTTTGTTTAGCAGGTGTCCTGCTGTTTGCCTGGTACTGGAATACGAGGCCAGAAAGGATG ACACAAGTAGGACAGCCAGAAGCACTAAAGGCGAAGAACACTGGCGAAAAACCAG AGCCCCACTCCACGATAAAATGGATCAGCAGCAAAGCCAAGGCAGCCATCCACCTAGAAG GCAGCGACTCAAAAGGTCATCTGGAGTGGAGGAATGGTCAAGGCCAGGCGTTCGCTCAGGGCGGCTTCAAGTTGGAGGCCAACAAAATCATCATCCCACACACCGGCCTGTACTTCGTCTACAGCCAGGCATCCTTCAGGGTGATCTGTGGGAATAGCGATGACAATGAAGATGAGGAAAAAAGCCTCACAATTCTCAGCCACAGGATCTGGCGCTACTCAGAGTCTGTGGGAAGCCCCTCCACTCTGATGAGCGCCCTGAGGTCGGCATGCCAAGACACCATTCAGGATAGCTTCTCAGACCACGGCTGGTACAACGCCATTTACCTGGGCGCTGTGTTTCAGCTGAATGAAGGAGACACGCTGTGGACAGAAACCAACCAGCTATCAGAGCTGGAGACTGACGAAGGAAGGACCTTCTTTGGCGTGTTTGCACTTTGA